ACCCCGAAAAGTCCTGACAAATGATGATTGAGACGAGATTCCGCGTTTTTGAACCACGAAAGGCTTGGTTTCCATTTGGGTTGTAGATGTAACCAACTCGCTATTAAGGACAGCgtagaaagaaataatagaaaaagagcTCCAGTATAAAGATCTTCATTGGTGCGTAATCCTATTGTATACCACCACTGATAAACCCCAGAATAAGCAATATTCACTGGACCAGCAGCACCTCCTCGAGTAAAGGCTTCCACAGCGGGTTGACCAAAATGAGGATCCCAAATCGCATGAGCAATAGGTCTTACGTGTAAAGGATCCTGTATCCATGATTCAAAATTTCCTTGCCAAGCTACATGAAACAGATTTCCGGACGTCCATAGAAAGATTATTGCTAATTGCCCAAAGTGAGAAGCAAAAATGTTCTGATAAAGACGTTCTTCAgtaatatcatcatgactttcgaAATCATGTGCGGTAGCAATACCAAACCAAATACGACGAGTAGTGGGGTCCTGAGCTAAGCCTTGGCTAAACCTGGGAAATCTTAATTCCATAATGCCTTTCAAATCCTCCTAGCCACTATCCTACTGCAATAATTCTCGCTAAGAAGAATGCCCATGTCGTGGCAATTCCACCCAGAAGGTAATGGGTTACTCCTACAGCACGTCCTTGTATAATGCTCAAGGCTCTAGGCTGAgtagcaggagcaacttttaattTGTTATGAGCCCAAACGATAGATTCAATGAGTTCTTGCCAATAACCACGGCCGCTGAATAAAAACATTAAACTGAAGGCCCAGACAAAATGAGCACCTAAGAAAAAAAGACCATATGCAGATAATGAAGAACCATAAGACTGAATGACTTGCGATGCCTGTGCCCACAAGAAATCTCGAAGCCACCCATTAATCGTAATGGAACTCTGTGCAAAGTTTCCCCCTGTAATATGAGTTACCACCCCTTGAtcacttatggtaccccaaacatCCGACTGCATTTTCCAACTGAAATGGAAAATGACTACCGAAATTGCATTGTACATCCAGAATAAACCTAAGAAAACATGATCCCaagcagatacttgacatgttccCCCTCGGCCAGGCCCATCGCAAGGAAAGCGAAAACCTAGATTTGCTTTATCGGGTATCAAACGGGAACTCCGAGCAAATAAAACACCTTTCAAAAGTATTAATACAGTCACATGTATGGTAAATGCATGAATGTGATGGACTAAAAAATCTGCGGTTCCTAATGGAATCGGTAACAAAGCCACTTTGCCACCTACTGCTACTAACTCGCCGCCTCCCCACGttaagctagtacttgttgttgcACCAGGAGCTGTTACGCCAGGCGCAGTAGCATGGATATTTTGTACCCATTGAGCAAAGATAGGTTGTAATTGTATGGCGGTATCCGAAAACATATCTTGTGGACGGCCTAAAGCACTCATGGTATCATTATGAATGTACAAGCCAAAACTGTGAAAACCTAGAAATATACATACCCAGTTAAGGTGGGATATGATTGCATCGCGGTGTCTAAGGACGCGATCTAATAGATCGTTGTATCGAGTAGTTGGATCATAGTCTCTTACCATAAAAATTGCTGCATGTGCAGCAGCACCGACTATTAGAAATCCGCCAATCCACATGTGGTGTGTGAACAAGGAAAGTTGTGTACCATAGTCAGTAGCTAGGTATGGATAGGGAGGCATAGAATACATATGATGAGCTACAACAATGGTTGTAGAGCCTAGCATAGCTAGGTTAAGAGATAATTGAGCATGCCATGACGTTGTTAAGATTTCATAAAGACCCTTATGGCCTTGTCCTGTAAATGGGCCCTTGTGAGCCTCCAAAATATCTTTAAGTCCATGGCCAATACCCCAGTTGGTCCTATACATATGACCTGCGATTAGGAAAAGAATAGCAATAGCTAAATGATGGTGTGCAATATCGGTCAGCCAGAGACCACCGGTTACTGGATCTAGTCCTCCACGAAAAGTCAGAAATTCTGCGTATTTGGACCAATTTAAAGTGAAAAAAGGGGTTGCTCCTTCGGCAAAACTAGGATAAAGTTGAGCCAAAAGGTCCCGATTCAAGATAAATTCATGAGGAAGTGGTATCTCTTTAGGATCCACCCCAGCGTCAAGAAATTGGTTAATTGGTAAAGATACATGAATTTGGTGTCCCGCCCAAGAAAGAGACCCAAGTCCTAATAATCCCGCTAAGTGGTGATTCAACATGGATTCTACATCTTGGAACCAGGCCAATTTGGGAGCGGCTTTGTGATAATGGAACCAACCAGCAAAAAGCATTAACGCTGCAAAAACCAATGCACCAATTGCAGTACAATAGAGTTGTAATTCACTAGTTATTCCAGATGCTCGCCAAAGCTGAAAAAAACCAGAGGTTATTTGGATTCCTCGGAAACCCCCACCTACATCACCATTCAATATTTCTTGCCCTACTATAGGCCAAACTACCTGAGCACTGGGTCCAATGTGAGTAGGATCACTTAGCCATGCTTCATAATTGGAAAAACGGGCACCATGAAAGTACATGCCACTCAACCAAAGAAAGATAATGGAAAGTTGCCCGAAATGAGCACTAAAAACTTTTCTAGAAATCTCCTCCAAATCACCAGTATGACTATCGAAATCGTGAGCATCAGCATGTAGGTTCCAGATCCAAGTGGTAGTATCAGGGCCCTTAGCTAGTGTTCTTGAGAAATGGCCGGGTCTCGCCCATTCCTCAAAAGATGTTTTTACAGGATCCCTATCCACAACAATTTTTACTTCTGGTTCCGGCGAACGAATAATCATTAACTCCTCCTCTTTCCGGACAAGACATACAAAGAGACCCGCCAACTGTCTTTTTTTTTAGTGAATCTTTGAAAGATAGATTTTGAAAGATAGATTTTGAAAGATAGATATTGTGATTAGTTCTTTTCTTTACTATACTACCACCCTTCTTTTTTTTTAGTTATTCACTGGAGCAATTATATATTAAAGTCAATCCGAGGCAAGTGTTCGGATCTATTATGACATAAAGGTTAGGTGCCTAACGGACATTGTTTATCTTGAAAAAACAAATATTTCTCGGCgtaagaaaaaatcttttttattttaaatttaagaaACTAGTGTATTTTTTTTTAGGGCATAAGCTCCTATCTATATctactttccttgagcataatatagggttttttattttttatttgattctaAATTCCAAGATAACTCATTAGAATTATTAATAAGATGGTTCTAATATATTAGCAATATTTAGATTGGCCCCCTTTTTTTTATTCACTTTATTACTTCTATTCTAGACCCTATCCCTATGGTTTATTCTTATGAAATTCTTATAAAATAGAAGGTATAAGAAATGGATataatgaaattcttgattcgATCTTACGACCTAATTTATTTGATTAATGGATCAACAACCAAACCATCCATTTTAGGAAAAAAAAGGAGCATGGTCTTATTCAAATTCAAAGCGCTTCGTAATCTTCAACCAGTTTTGTGCTTCAATATAATTTCCCGGAGTAAGCGCTATAGCTTGTTTCCAATATTCAGCAGCTTGATCAAACCAAGCTTCCGCAATTTCCGAATCACCCTCTAGAATGGCCTGTTCTCCTCGGTCGGAATAGGCAGTTCCTTCCCTTAGAACCGTACTTGAGAGTTTCCTACCTCATACGGCTCAGAAATTGCTATCTTAATTTCCCCTATCTTAACTGAATTCGATTTATCAAAAATCGATCCAATTTGTTCTTGTGTTAAGCAGAAGAAATTAATTACCTAAGTTTCAAACCCTAATTTTTCTCAATAATTAGTTTGATCTTTTTTCCCACCTTCAGAAGAATGAAGCATAGATAGATATAGAGCCTTCGTTCAAATTTTCTGAAAGgtaactatcccggtttcatatatGAAATCTCTATAGAATCCTTGAAAAAGACTTTTTTccataagaaagaaaaaagaacttACTATCTTTGGGATCTGATACTACACCGCTGCTTAATCCCTTAGTGGATCGGCTCTATTACATAAGCGGATTCCTAAATTTTGCCCCATATCATGGGATAAGTAAGCAGTTTTTTTTAGTTGTATCGACCCAGTCGCTCACTAATTGATCTTTACGGTGCTTTCTCTATCAATTTGAGAAACTTTATCCATAGAGTAGTAGTATAGGCCATACTTTCTTCGTTTTTTGATTCTCGTGAAGTGTCCTTCCTTCCTACAGCTGATAGGGAAAAATCGTTGTTTTTACGATCCCTATGTAGAAAGCCCTTTTTTCCAGTATTTACTAGAAAATTTGatcctctctttttttgtctttCTATAGTGGAGATAGTCGCACGTAATGACAGATCACGGCCATATTATTAAAAGCTTGCGGTAAGAAGGGGTTTCGTTCTAGTGCCCGGAAATAATATTCCAAAGCCTTTGTATGCTCTCCATTGCTTGTGTGTATAAGGCCTATGTTATAGAGTATATAACTTCGATCATAGGGATCGATTTCTAGTCGCGTAGCTTCATAATAATTTTGCAAAGCTTCCGCATAATTTCCTTCGGATTGAGCCAACATCCGTTACGGTCGTTCATTCTATTCAAAAAATCTCCGTTCCAAAAC
This portion of the Hordeum vulgare subsp. vulgare unplaced genomic scaffold, MorexV3_pseudomolecules_assembly, whole genome shotgun sequence genome encodes:
- the LOC123421238 gene encoding photosystem I assembly protein Ycf3, which gives rise to MPRSRVNGNFIDKTFSIIANILLRIIPTTSGEKKAFTYYRDGMLAQSEGNYAEALQNYYEATRLEIDPYDRSYILYNIGLIHTSNGEHTKALEYYFRALERNPFLPQAFNNMAVICHYRGEQAILEGDSEIAEAWFDQAAEYWKQAIALTPGNYIEAQNWLKITKRFEFE
- the LOC123421231 gene encoding photosystem I P700 chlorophyll a apoprotein A1 — protein: MIIRSPEPEVKIVVDRDPVKTSFEEWARPGHFSRTLAKGPDTTTWIWNLHADAHDFDSHTGDLEEISRKVFSAHFGQLSIIFLWLSGMYFHGARFSNYEAWLSDPTHIGPSAQVVWPIVGQEILNGDVGGGFRGIQITSGFFQLWRASGITSELQLYCTAIGALVFAALMLFAGWFHYHKAAPKLAWFQDVESMLNHHLAGLLGLGSLSWAGHQIHVSLPINQFLDAGVDPKEIPLPHEFILNRDLLAQLYPSFAEGATPFFTLNWSKYAEFLTFRGGLDPVTGGLWLTDIAHHHLAIAILFLIAGHMYRTNWGIGHGLKDILEAHKGPFTGQGHKGLYEILTTSWHAQLSLNLAMLGSTTIVVAHHMYSMPPYPYLATDYGTQLSLFTHHMWIGGFLIVGAAAHAAIFMVRDYDPTTRYNDLLDRVLRHRDAIISHLNWVCIFLGFHSFGLYIHNDTMSALGRPQDMFSDTAIQLQPIFAQWVQNIHATAPGVTAPGATTSTSLTWGGGELVAVGGKVALLPIPLGTADFLVHHIHAFTIHVTVLILLKGVLFARSSRLIPDKANLGFRFPCDGPGRGGTCQVSAWDHVFLGLFWMYNAISVVIFHFSWKMQSDVWGTISDQGVVTHITGGNFAQSSITINGWLRDFLWAQASQVIQSYGSSLSAYGLFFLGAHFVWAFSLMFLFSGRGYWQELIESIVWAHNKLKVAPATQPRALSIIQGRAVGVTHYLLGGIATTWAFFLARIIAVG